A DNA window from Apium graveolens cultivar Ventura unplaced genomic scaffold, ASM990537v1 ctg6924, whole genome shotgun sequence contains the following coding sequences:
- the LOC141703649 gene encoding uncharacterized protein LOC141703649: MTWHDTERQKDGKMRHPADSITWKDVDQKWPDFASETRNLRLALSSDGFNPFHGNRTDYSSWLVLLSIYNLPPWLCMKRRYIMLCLLISGSTEPGNDIDVFLQPLIEDLQELWHGKQMYDTYKKESFMLRGILLWTISDYPALGNLSGNVIKGYNACTICIDETKATRFVNYRKTVIMRHRRWLPRNHPYRRQNSAFDNTVEKGVAPVPLTGEEVFQRVQHLRAHVFGKKQRQPRWKKGEPRPVWKKVSIFFQVEYWEFLPVRHVLDVMHIEKNICEALVGTLLNIPGKTKDRESVCLDMAEMGIRTELRPKTPGKKEKVPLASWNLTHAEKKTVCSSFLKMKLADGFCSNIKNLVNMENLRLVGMKSHDCHTILHHLLPISIRSVLQKQVRCTIIRFCLFFKAICSKVIDVDKLEKMQSELVETLCQLEKHFPPSFFDVMIHLSVHLVREVKLCGPIFLRWMYPFERYLKAFKGYVRNPAHPEGCIAEAYVAEEAVECLVNFEKSTVGVSQNAKYEQNARPLSGATLIKPSDEDLHLAHLCFLQNTTNIRPYFE; this comes from the coding sequence ATGACGTGGCATGACACCGAGCGACAAAAGGATGGTAAAATGAGGCATCCGGCTGATTCAATAACATGGAAGGATGTCGACCAAAAATGGCCTGATTTTGCATCAGAGACTAGGAACCTTCGATTAGCTTTATCTTCTGATGGTTTCAATCCTTTTCATGGAAACCGTACTGATTACTCAAGCTGGCTTGTTTTGCTATCAATTTATAACCTTCCTCCATGGCTTTGTATGAAGAGAAGGTATATTATGCTCTGCTTGTTAATATCTGGATCGACTGAGCCTGGAAATGATATCGACGTATTCCTTCAACCACTTATAGAAGATCTGCAAGAGTTGTGGCATGGGAAACAAATGTACGACACTTATAAGAAAGAGTCTTTCATGCTTAGGGGCATTTTATTATGGACAATAAGTGATTATCCTGCCTTAGGGAACTTGTCAGGAAATGTTATTAAAGGGTATAATGCATGTACTATTTGTATTGATGAAACGAAAGCTACTAGGTTTGTTAATTACCGTAAGACGGTGATTATGAGGCATCGAAGATGGTTGCCCCGTAATCATCCTTATAGAAGGCAGAATTCAGCTTTTGATAACACTGTGGAGAAGGGGGTCGCCCCTGTTCCATTAACCGGAGAAGAGGTTTTTCAAAGAGTACAGCATTTAAGGGCCCATGTATTTGGAAAGAAACAACGGCAACCACGATGGAAGAAAGGTGAACCTCGACCTGTTTGGAAAAAGGTTTCAATATTCTTCCAAGTTGAGTATTGGGAATTTTTGCCAGTTAGGCATGTTCTCGATGTGATGCACATCGAGAAAAATATATGCGAAGCCCTTGTTGGAACTTTACTAAATATTCCGGGGAAGACAAAAGATAGGGAATCTGTTTGTCTTGATATGGCTGAAATGGGAATAAGAACGGAGCTGAGACCTAAGACTcctggaaagaaagaaaaggtaCCGTTGGCATCATGGAACTTAACGCATGCAGAAAAAAAAACAGTTTGCTCATCATTTCTTAAAATGAAGTTGGCAGATGGATTTTGTTCAAATATTAAGAATCTTGTAAACATGGAAAATCTTCGGCTTGTTGGAATGAAATCTCATGATTGTCACAcgatattgcatcatttgcttcCAATCTCAATTCGATCAGTATTACAAAAACAAGTCAGGTGCACAATTATTAGGTTTTGCCTTTTCTTTAAGGCAATTTGCAGTAAAGTGATCGATGTAGACAAGTTGGAAAAAATGCAGAGTGAGTTAGTGGAAACATTATGCCAGCTTGAAAAGCACTTTCCCCCTTCGTTCTTTGATGTGATGATCCATCTCTCAGTTCATCTCGTGAGAGAGGTTAAACTTTGTGGGCCAATATTCCTTCGTTGGATGTATCCCTTCGAGAGATATCTAAAAGCGTTTAAAGGATATGTACGGAACCCGGCTCATCCCGAAGGGTGTATTGCTGAGGCATACGTTGCCGAAGAGGCGGTGGAGTGTTTGgtgaattttgaaaaatctacCGTAGGAGTGTCTCAAAATGCAAAGTATGAGCAGAATGCAAGACCTCTATCTGGTGCGACATTGATAAAGCCGAGCGATGAGGACTTGCATCTAGCACATTTATGTTTTCTCCAAAATACAACAAACATT